The Thermotoga caldifontis AZM44c09 genomic interval CCTTGCCGCTTCCTACGTGGCCTGTGGACGGTTCGACTTCTTTGTCGCCAGGCGTGCCAACCCCTGGGACGTTGCACCGGTCTTACTCATAGTTCCCGAAGCCGGTGGATGCGTCACCGACCTGGACGGCAAGCAGGCGAGCCTTTCGAGTGGAGCGTACCTTTTCAGCAATGGAAAGCTACATTCAGAGGTGCTGGAAATAATAAATAAGGTAAAAGGAAGCGAGCGATGAGAAAAGATTTTGGCTGCCTGGACCAGGTGTCGTTCGCCAGATTCGCACAGGTCTTTTCCAGCCTCATCACACCTGGGACCGTAGTCCTGCTCGTCGGAGAACTCGGCAGCGGTAAAACGAGTTTTGTCAAGCACTGTGCACCTACCTTCGGGTTGGATTCATCTCAGATACGGAGCCCCACTTTCTCCCTGATGAACCTCTATGAGGGCAAGCTCAAAGTTTACCATGTCGACCTGTACAGGGTAGGAAGAGACACAGAGTTGCTCATGGAGATCGAGGAAATTCTCGAGCGCAGGGATGGAATCACCTTCATAGAGTGGGCAGACAGGATCGAATCCTTCTGGAGCGGTGAAGAGATAAAGATTTCACTCGGTTTCTGCGAGAATGGAAGAACCGTTTCGGTAGAGTCGCAAGATGAACGATTCTTGAATGAGCTTTCGAAGAGGTGGTTGGAAGTTGGGCAAATTCGAAAAACTTGAAAAACTCGCGCAGGAAACAACCGGGGAAAAGTCCATACCTTCCACGCTCCCCGTTCTCAGGCTTGTTGGAGGGCCCGTGGTCTTTCCGCAGACCGTAGTTCCGGTCCATGTGAGCACGGAAGAAATGTTGGGGGTTTTGGAATTGTCCATCGAATCTTACAACAGATACATTCTCGCGATCTACCAGAAAGACGTTTCGTCTGAATCCTCAAACACAGGAACAGTTTGCATCGTGTTGCAAGCCGTGCATCTTCCAGATGGAAGCTTCAGGGTCCTGCTCGAAGGAAAGGCGCGTGCAAGGATCAGAACTGTCAGCCAGGAACAGCCAACGATAGCAGAGATCGAGATCACGAAAGCGAGATACAGAAAAAGTAAAAAGGTCGAAGCGTTCATCAGGAGCGTTCGTGAGAATTTTCTGAAGTACGCGCACTACACGCAGAGATACTCTCCAGAAATGATTGAAGGCGTTCTTCGCGTCAACGATGCAGACAAGTTTTCAGACCTGATCGCTTCTTTGCTGGTGATCCCTAACGACGAGAAACAGCGTCTCTTGGATGAAACACACCCCACCAGAAGACTGGAACAGATCTTAGAGATCCTGATACGGGAAAATGAATTACTCGAAATAGAGCGAGAGCTTGACAGCAAGGTGAGAAAGAGAATCGAGGAGACGCAGAAAGAATTCTTTCTCAGAGAGAAACTGAAGGCAATAAGTGAAGAACTTGGACAGAAAAACAGCGAAACGGCCCAGCTCAGACAGAAACTCTCCACACTGAACCTTCCCGATTACGTACAGCAGAAGGCCCTGCAGGAGATCGAGAGGTTGGAACAAATGTCACCGTACTCCGCGGAGGCGACCGTGGTGAGATCCTATCTGGACTGGATCTTGAATCTGCCATGGCAGACTGTCCTGCCCGAGAACACAGATCTCAGCCAGGCTCAGAGAATTCTCGAGCAGAGTCACTACGGTCTGGAGGAAGCGAAACAGAGGATCCTTGAATTCCTCGCAGTGAGAAAGAGGAGCAAGAGCGTGAGATCACCGATACTGTGTCTCGTTGGGCCACCGGGGGTGGGTAAGACCTCGCTCGCACGCGCCGTCGCGCAGGCGCTGGACAGAAGGTTTGTGAGGATGTCTCTCGGTGGTCTGAGAGATGAGGCGGAAATCAAAGGTCACAGACGCACGTACGTTGGCGCGATGCCGGGTCGCATCGTTCAGATGATCAGAACCGCGCAGTGCAAAAATCCCGTCATGTTACTCGACGAGATCGACAAACTCGCGGTGAGTTTTCAGGGTGATCCTGCCGCCGCGTTGCTCGAAGTGTTGGATCCAGAGCAGAACAAAGAATTCCTCGATCACTACATCGAACTGCCTTTTGATCTCTCACAGGTGCTTTTCATCACTACGGCGAACGTGACACACACGATCCCACCAGCACTTTTGGATAGAATGGAGATCATAGAGATCGAAAGTTACACCGAGCAGGAGAAGTTCATGATTGCCAAGAACTACGTACTTCCAAAGATCCTAACCGAGCACAACCTTGAGCGAGGAACTTTCAAAATCAGCGACGCCGCAATCATGAAGATCATACGTTCCTACACGAGGGAGGCGGGTGTGAGACAACTCACAAGAGATCTGGAAAAAATCGTCAGGACAGCCGTTCTGAACCTCGAGCAGGGCCAGAAGAACTTCATGGTGAACGTGCGTAAGCTGGCTGAAATACTCGGCCCGGAGAGAAACTTGGATCTTCCGTCTCTATCGCAGGCAGAGATCGGAGCCGTTCAGGGACTCGCCTGGACAGAGTACGGTGGAACGATGGTGCTCGTCGAATGTGCCCTGATCCCGGGCAGAGGAGAGCTCATCCTCACTGGACGGCTTGGAGAAACCATGAGAGAATCTGCCAGAATCGCGTTGAGCGTCGCAAGATCCTTCTGCGGGTCAGATGCGAAAACTCTTTTTGAGAGCAACGACATTCACATAAACGTTCCAGAAGGGTCCGTGCCGAAGGATGGCCCATCGGCTGGTGTAACGATGAGCGTTGCGATCATTTCAAGTGCGCTGAAAAGGAAAGTGAGGAACGACACCGCGATGACCGGTGAGATCACGTTGCGAGGTAAGATTCTGCCAGTCGGAGGTGTGAAGGAGAAAGTTCTCGCGGCGCACAGGTACAACATCAAACGAGTTCTGCTACCGAAGGCGAACGAGAAAGACTTGATGAAGTTACCAAAGGAAGTGCTCCGAGACTTAGAAATCATACTCATAGACAACATCGAACAGGCAGTGAGAGAGTCGTGTTTGTGAAAAGCGTTCGTTTCGTCGTGGGTGCACGCAGTGTTGAACAGTTTCCACAACCGCTGGCCGGCGAGGTTTGCTTCGCCGGAAGGTCGAACGTTGGGAAATCAACGCTTCTCAACGTCCTCTTCAACCAGAAAATTGCTCGGGTGAGTAAGACACCGGGTAAAACAAGGACGATCAACTTTTACCTCGTCAACGAGCGTTACTACTTTGTGGATCTACCTGGATACGGTTACGCTGCCGTCTCCAAGTTGGAAAGACAACTCTGGAAGAAACTCATTGAAAGTTATTTTTCACTGAGAAGGGAAGAGATCAAGCTCAGCGTTTTACTGGTTGACAGTAGACTCGACGTCCAGGAAAGTGATAGAATGTTCGTAGAGTACTGTGCGTATTACGGGTTGAACCTGTTGATCGTGTTGAGTAAGACGGATAAGCTCAGTGAAGCTCAGCTACAAAAAGTGGTAAGATACTTTTCAGAACAGTTCAGTAGCGAAGTGATAGCTTATTCCGCGTTGAACCGGAGGGGTGTCAAGGAGATCGTCGAAAGAATCACAAAAGCTCTGGAATAAAAAATTCCTGCCGGGGCTGTCCCCTCAGCGGAGAGAAAGCGGAGACGATCGAAAAAAACCGGGTAAGGGGGGATAGCCATGAAAAAACTGTGGAAGATACTGCTCATTGCCGGAAGTTTCTTGGCAATGTTGATTTCTGCGATTGGTAATATTGAAGTTTGGTGAGACGTTGAAATCGCGCGGGCACCCCCGGCAGGTGCGAGCGGAGTTGATGATGTGAGAAAGGCTTTCTTGTACTATTCTCTGTTGTTGTTCGTGCTGTACGTTTTTGCATTCATAAGCCTTCTTGAAAACCGGCCCACACAGTTGAACTGGACCTTCCTTCTGTTTCTCGCCTTCGGGATAGCCTCAGAAGCAATCGGCTTTTGGGTAAACAATGCTGTGAAACCACAAGTGAGGATCACAGGCGGAATGCTGATAAACGTTCTAGCATCGATCGTTCTTCAGAATGCTGCCGCCATCCTGGTTGGATCTTTGTCCCTGATCTTCACCGGTCTGTTCCTCGTGAAGAGCAAGCGGCCGACCAGCTACGTTTTCAACGTATCCCAGATAGGCCTCAGCACCTTCCTCGCATTGATAACCTACAGAACCCTGAGAACGGAGAACCTTGTAACGAACATGTGGCTCGTACTGCTGGTAGGTATCGTTTACATGTTCTCGAACGCGATGCTGTCGGCTTTCGCCATTTACTTCGGTGGAAACGTTGGAATGCTCGCCAGTTTAAAGCTTGCCACACGCAGTCCACTCGTGAGCGCTTCGTTCATGCTTCCGCTTGTGAGTGTTTCCTACCTGCTGTACGAGCTGGTGGGAATCTCGGCCGTGCCGCTCGTCTTCGCAATACTCACGGCGATACAGGTTGGAAACATGTTCAGGAACGAGTACGAACAGTCCAAGCTGGACAAACTCAAACTGATGGTGAAGAGTTTGGAGCTGCGCGATTTCTACACCCATGGTCACAGCGAACGTGCGGCAGAGCTCGCCTACAGCGTCGCTAAAGCTCTGGGTCTCAGCGAAAGGCTGTGCGAAAGAATAAAGATGGCCTGCATGCTGCACGACGTTGGAAAGATAGGCATACCTGACTACATCCTTGGAAAACCCGAAAAGCTCTCAGACGCCGAGTTCGAAATAATCAAGACCCATCCAGTCAAGTCCGAAGAACTGCTCAAGAGTGTCAAAGGGTTGCGAGAAGAAGCCAGATGGGTGAGACACCATCACGAACACTGGAACGGCCTTGGCTATCCGGACGGACTCTCAGGAGAGCAGATCCCGTTGCCATCGAGAATCATCGCCGTGGCGGACATTTACGAGGCTTTGACGAGCGATAGGCCTTACCGAAAGGCTTACACTAAGGAACAGGCCATCGAAATGATAAAACAGATGAGCGGGAACGTGCTCGATCCTAAGGTGGTCGAAGCTTTCCTGAAAGTCATGGGTGTGAATCACTCCGGAAACGGAACAGCGAGAGAACAAGGCTGACCTCTCCAACCCCCATGTTGAGTTCCTTGGCAATCTGCTGTTCGTCCTTACCCTCCTGGTACATGAGCAGTATCTTACGCTCGATGGAAAGATCTGAGTCCTGGAGTTCGTTCTTCGAGTTTTCGGTCTCAATGGCATCTTCTTCCATCACTTTTTGTGCGTCTCGTTCCTTCACATCGCTTTCAAATCGTTCGGTCTCCACCTTACTGAAAGAACCCATCAGCTCAGCTTCACGAACGCACAGCTGGCTGTACAGAGAGTTCGCCTGTTTGATCAGCGCTTTCATTTCCTCTATTTTTTTATCGAGCATTCTGAGTCTGAGCGCAGACATGTGACGGAACTGACCCATCAGTTCCAAAATTCTCTCCTCTAACTTTTCGTATTCTTCGTCACGCTCCGTCCGACCGCGCAAGATTTGATTGAGGAAAACACCCCACGCGAACGCGAGAGTCACGACGGTCGATAGAACCACCAGCCAGTAGACCAGGTCGAACAAGATCCAACCCTCCAACGTCTTTTGATTCTACACTGAAAATTGTATAATCCTTTCGATCGAAATACCAGCATGAGGAGGTTGCACTATGGAGTACAGAAAAGTTGGAAAATGGGGATTGAAGGTCAGTGAGCTCTCCTTGGGGAGCTGGATCACGTTCGGAAACCAGCTCGATTTCGAGTCTGCAAAAACCCTTGTTAAGAGAGCCTTCGATGCGGGTATCAACTTTTTTGACACGGCGGAGGCTTACGCGTCCGGAATAGCAGAATCGATGCTCGGTGAGATCTTCAAATCTTTTCGGAGATCGGATCTGGTTGTCTCGACGAAGATCTTCTGGGGTGGCAATGGGCCGAACGACAGAGGACTTTCCAGGAAGCACCTTCTGGAAGGTACGTGGGCTTCACTGAAAAGGTTGCAGATGGACTACGTCGATATACTCTACTGCCACAGGCCAGACCCCGAAGTACCCATGGAGGAGATCGTCTGGACCATGGATCAGATATTGAGGAGTGGACTCGCACTTTATTGGGGAACGTCCGAATGGAGCGCGGAACAGATAGAGTTGGCGCACGAAACTGCAAGAAGGTTGAACTGCATTCCTCCGATCGTTGAACAACCCCAGTACAACCTCCTGGTCAGAGGAAGGGTCGAACGTGAGTACGCACCCCTCTACGAAAAATACGGTATGGGAGTCACAACGTTCAGTCCCCTCGCTTCTGGTCTGCTCAGCGGTAAGTACCTCGAGGGTATTCCGAGCGATTCACGGTTGGCAAAATACGAATTCTTGAGGAAGAGATTCGAAGAAACGGGACTGTTGAGCGAGAAAACCTTTTCCAAGCTGTTGAAACTCAGAGACCTCGCTAAAGAGCTCGGTTGCACGCTCGCACAGCTTTCGATCGCCTGGATCTTGAAGAACAAAAACGTTTCGAGCGTCATACTCGGAGTCTCAAAACTCGAGCAGTTCGATGAGAACATAAAGGCCATCGAGGTGAAAGAAAAGCTCACAGACGATGTGATGAAGCAGATCGAGACTATCCTCGCTTCCTGAGGATCGGTTCCAGAACCCTGTCCAGCACCCCGTGCAGGTAAGATATGAGCATGCCGTAGTTCACGACGGGGATGTTCAACCTGCTGGCCATTCTCATCCGCCTCATGAACGCGGCTCTGTTCAGGACACATCCACCGCAGTGGATCATGAGTTTACAGCTCGACAGTTGCTCGAGTTCGGGGAATTCTTTTCCGGCAAAGAATCTGTAGTTCAGCTGAACTTTCAGTTTCTCAGAAATCCAGCGCGGGATCTTCACCCTTCCTATATCGTCGCACGTTGGAACGTGTGAGCACGCTTCGACGATCGCAACGGTGTCGTTGTCTTTCAGATTCTTGAGTGCCCCGATGCCGCTCAAAAACTGATCCACATCACCCTTGCTGACGCTTTCGAGGATCGAGAAGGTCGTTAGAGGAATATCCCTGGGAACGATCTTCTCGACTCTCATGATCGCTTGAGAATCGGTCACGACCAGATCAACCTTGAAGTCCAGTTTTTCCAGAGCCCGGGCAAGCTCGGTGTCCCTCGTAACGACGGCCGTTGCGGCATGATCGATCGTCTCCCTTATCGCTTCAACCTGGGGCATGATGAGCCTTCCTTTCGGCGCGGCGGTGTCTATCGGTACCACGAGGACGACCGTTCGATACTGACCGATGAGATGGGCCAGCATCGGCCTGGATTCTTCATCCGGCACAACGCTCGCAAGGGCGTGAAGGAGTGAGTCGATGTTCTGCCGCGTTTTTGCAGAAACTTCAACGATGGGTACCTTGAAGTCGATGTACGCATCCTTGACACGTTTGCCCAGGTCCACTTTGTTCACGGCGATGAGGAAAGGTATTTCGAGCTGTCTGAACATCTCGACCGCGAAGCGTTCGTGTTCACTCGGCACGTCGTCCACAACCAGGATCGCTGCGTCAGCCCGGTAAAGCGACCTCTTGGCGCGTTCGACCCTCTTTTCTCCCAGAAATCCCTCGTCGTCCAGCCCAGGCGTATCGATGAGCGTCACGGGTCCTAAGGGATGTATCTCGAGCGTTTTGTAAACCGGATCTGTGGTGGTGCCAGGAACGTCGCTCACGATGGCCACGTCCTGATTAGCGATCGCGTTGATCAAAGAAGATTTTCCAACGTTCCTCCTTCCAACGATCGCGATGTACTTCCTAAACCCTGCATGGGGAACGTTCATGGTCTTTCCTCCTGTAACCAAAATCTTCACTCACTTCGTAACCGACGGACCTGACGATGTTTTTCGTGCATTCTCCACAGGCTGTATCCTTTTCGAAAATGCAGATCTTGTTTGGATACAACGTGTAGTGGGATCTGTACGGAGAAGGGGTAAAATTCGGCATGATGACGTTCGCTCCACATTTCAAAGCGAGCTGTCGGCCGAACGGATGTATCGTCCCGAGTGCCGTCGTCGCTGGAATGTTCGCGTCCGGCAAGAACAATCTGGTGAGCGCGATCAGCTTCAGAACCTTCGTCAAATCGCCCACCTTGCTGTCACGCAACGGGGTATCCGGGTGCGGTATGAAAGGACCGATGCCGACCATATCCGCATCGAGTTCGTAGACAAAGAGCACGTCTTTGGCCAGCGCCACGTCGTTCTGACCAGGTAAGCCGACCATGGAACCTGCTCCTGTTTCGTAACCGAGCTGTTTCAGCTTGATGAGATGGGACTTTCGGATCTGAAAGGAATCGTTCGGGTGCAACTTTTTGTAGAGTTCCTCATCGGCTGTTTCGTGACGCATCAAATATCTGTCTGCCCCAAGGTTTTTCCAGTATTCATATTCCTCGAAATCTCTTTCACCTATGGAGAGAGTTATCGCCACGTTGAGTCGCTTGATCCGCAGAATCATTTCTCCAACCATCTCGGTGGTGTAATATGGGTCTTCTCCGGATTGGAGCACCACTGTCTTTATTCCCATCTCGGCGATCAGCTTCGCACGTTCGACGATCTCGTCCACACTCATCCGGTACCGTTTGACGTTCTTGTTCGACGCCCTGATACCGCAGTACAGACAGTCGTTCCTGCAGTAGTTAGAGAACTCTATGATGCCACGCAGGTAGACCTGCTTTCCAAGGTATTTCTGCCTGATCTCATCGGCCAGTGCGAAGAGCTCTTCGTTCAGTTCGTCGTTCGACATCACCCAGGCGACTTCCTCAAGCGTCACTCGTTCTGGATGTCGAACGATCTTTTCGAGCACACCGTACACACTCGACCACCCTCTCACAGAACTTTCTGAGTTCCTCGTTCAATCCGTCTGCTTCCACGAAGACCACGTAGTTTTCATCCTCGAATGCCACCGCTGGAGGAAGAAACCTCTCCCTGCCGGCCCTGAGATTTGGAATGTGACTGATCCTTCTGCCGACTTTCTCACACACCCACACCTTGCAGTTGAACATCTCCGCGATCTGTTTCAGCAATTCTTCACAGTCTGACATCACGTTCTCCCGCCTCTAATCTCTGAAGGAGTTTCTCCACAACTTTTCTCCGTTCCTGTGGCATTCTTTCAAGCTCACTCTGGATGAGCCTTTCTCCAACCTTCCTGGTCTCTTCGGAGGCGTAGTCGAGTAAGTACTCTTTGAACGTAAGCAACGCGTTCGGGGTGCAGAATTCTTTCACGAATCCCGGTATGGCGAACTCCATGAAGTGCTGGCCCGTTCTGCCGGCCCTGTAACACGCCGTGCAGAAGGATGGAATGTAACCGTTCTCGGCGAGTTCCCGCATCACTTCGTCGAGTGACCTCGTGTCGCCCAAGATGAACTGGCTCTTCTTCACGATTTCTGGATCCTGACTCGAATAAGATCCAACACCTATGCTCGAACCAGCGTCTATCTGAGACACTCCAAGCTTCAAACCTTCACGTCTTATGTCCGGACTTTCCCGCGCCGTCAGGATCATGCCCGTGTACGGAACGGACAACCTTATGATCGCTATGAGTCGCTTGAACTGTTCGTCGCTCACCGGGTTAGGCGGTCTGTGAGCGAGAGGTGTGTTCACCGCTGGTTCTATCCTCGGGAAAGATATCGTGTGTGGACCCACTCCGAACCTTTCTTCTAAATGCTTCGTGTGGTACATCAGACCCATCACTTCGAACTTCCAATCGTACAGGCCGAACAGCGCACCTATTCCCACATCGTCTATGCCGGCGAGCATCGCCCTGTCGAGACCGAACAGCCGGTACATGTAGGAGGCTTTGGGGCCCTTCGGATGGTACTTTTTGTAGGTGAGCAAATGGTAAGTCTCCTGAAAGATCTGAAAAGTCCCTATGCCCACTTCTTTGATGATCCTGTAGCCCTCTATCGTCTGGGGAGCCGCGTTGACGTTGACTCGTCTGATCTCCCCATTTCCATTCTTGAAACTGTAGATCTTCTCGATCGTTCTGGCTATGAACTGGGGTGAATACATGGGATGCTCTCCGAACACGACTATCAGCCTCTTGTGGCCCTTAGAGGTGAGGGCGTACAGTTCGGCTTCGAGCTCCTCTTCGCTCAACGTTTTCCTGATCACCTGGGAATTCTCGATCCTGAATCCACAGTAAGAACAGTTGTTGATGCAGTGATTGCCTATGTACAGCGGTGCGAAGAGAACGATCCTTTTTCCGTAGATTTCCTCTTTCAGCTTTCTCGCCGCTTGGAATATGATCTCTATCTGTTCTGGTTTCTCTGCGTTCAGGAGTGTCGCAGTTTCCCTCGGTGTGAGTCTCTCTTTCTGGAGCGATTTTTCAACGATCTCTTGGACCTGTTTCGTATCGGGATTCTTCGTTTCCTCCAGCAGCTGTTCTATTTCTGCATGTGGTATGAAACTTTCCCGATCTTCTATACTTTCGATCTTCTTCAAAAGCACCGTCATACTCACCACCTCACCTGATCGGCATGGTCCTGACCTTCACACCTCTCACCTGACCAAGCTTTCCAGTCAAACTACCCACAGTATCGTTGTTTGCCTTCAGAACGAGGAGAATGATTGCCATGTTCTCGTCCGGCACGGGATAACCCACCCTGAGTCGTACCACATCGGCAAATTCATGAAGAAGCTCGTTCACCTGTCGGTACGCGTTCTGCCTGTCTTCCACAACGATGTTGACGATGTAGAACCTTTCCAAAATTAAAGCCCCCTTCCTCTCACCGAGAAAGGGGGCAAATAGTACGCAGATGCCTCCCTTCCTCGGTGTCAGATTTGACTCCTCCACCTCAGAAGGTCCACAAGTGAATTATATCACAAATGGGTCACTGGTCATGGTCGATGGGTGTGCCGTGGTAAAATACATTTAACAGGATTTTTAAAAGAGGGCAGAACGTGATGCGCGATTGGCGTGAGTGGTTGGTTAGGCAGATCTCACTGGCCGGGAACTTCGACAGACACATCCTCGATGCGTTCCTCCAGGTACCGAGAGAGATCTTCAGTGAGTTCAAATACGATCCCGATGTCGTTTACAGTGATAACGTGATCGTCACGGCGAAAGACAAAGACACTTACACCACGTCGAGCCAGCCATCCCTCATGGCTCTGTTCATGAGTGCTGCCGGTTTGAAACCAGGTATGAAGGTTTTAGAGATCGGTTCGGGCACGGGGTACAACGCGTGCGTCATGGCACACGTGGTTGGAGAAGAAGGTCTGGTGGTCGGCGTAGAGATCAATCGGAAGTTTTTCGAAAAAAGCCTCGAGGCAGCCGCGGCACTCTCCCTCAGAAACGTGGTCTTCGTGAACGCCGATGGATTTTTTGGATTCGAAAAGTTTGCACCTTACGATGTAGTGCTGGTCACGGTGGCTGTGGAAAGGATTTCACCGCACTGGATAGGACAGCTCAAAATCGATGGAAGGATCGTAGCACCCGTGCACATATACACGATCGATAGACAACCTGCGTTCGTGTTCGAAAAGACCAGCGAAGGTGTCGTCGCGAAACACCTTGTAGAAACCAGGTTCATAAAGGCCGGAGGATCGCTCGGAGATCTCAACGAGAGGAACCTCGAAAGACTCTCGAGAATTGAAAAGATGTTCGTAGAACCGAGCGACTTTCTGAGATTGCCTTCGAGCCAATACGAAACTCTCGGTGTATTCCACGTCGCGAGCTGGTCTCTGTGTGAAAGACTTGGCTGGGTCTACTTCGTCGAGGACAACGCCTTCGCACGGTGGAAGGGTGGCTGGGAAACGTACGGTGAAACGAAATTGCTCAAAGCTATCGTTGAAGAGTGGGCCAGAACTCGGTACACTTCAATGACCCTGCTGGTTTTTCACTACGATTACGACATGAATTTCAAAGGGCTGGAAAGGTGGGATGAAACGTGAGGAGAATTTCCGTTCTCTACTTTCTGATGGTGCTCACCCTGCTGTGCCTGGCTAATTATGGGTATTTCAGTCGCGCGGGATTGCTGAGGCTGGGAGAAGAGCTCACGTTCACCGTCTACGGTGAAGATCTTCAGGCTGTGACGCTCACGATACGGGAGGTAAAAAACGACGATGTCCTGCTTTCAAAGTTGCTCGGAGGGCAGATCGACGTTTCCCCGTGGCTTGGC includes:
- a CDS encoding DUF6115 domain-containing protein translates to MFDLVYWLVVLSTVVTLAFAWGVFLNQILRGRTERDEEYEKLEERILELMGQFRHMSALRLRMLDKKIEEMKALIKQANSLYSQLCVREAELMGSFSKVETERFESDVKERDAQKVMEEDAIETENSKNELQDSDLSIERKILLMYQEGKDEQQIAKELNMGVGEVSLVLSLFRFRSDSHP
- a CDS encoding potassium channel beta subunit family protein yields the protein MEYRKVGKWGLKVSELSLGSWITFGNQLDFESAKTLVKRAFDAGINFFDTAEAYASGIAESMLGEIFKSFRRSDLVVSTKIFWGGNGPNDRGLSRKHLLEGTWASLKRLQMDYVDILYCHRPDPEVPMEEIVWTMDQILRSGLALYWGTSEWSAEQIELAHETARRLNCIPPIVEQPQYNLLVRGRVEREYAPLYEKYGMGVTTFSPLASGLLSGKYLEGIPSDSRLAKYEFLRKRFEETGLLSEKTFSKLLKLRDLAKELGCTLAQLSIAWILKNKNVSSVILGVSKLEQFDENIKAIEVKEKLTDDVMKQIETILAS
- the lon gene encoding endopeptidase La, producing MSFRRGGWKLGKFEKLEKLAQETTGEKSIPSTLPVLRLVGGPVVFPQTVVPVHVSTEEMLGVLELSIESYNRYILAIYQKDVSSESSNTGTVCIVLQAVHLPDGSFRVLLEGKARARIRTVSQEQPTIAEIEITKARYRKSKKVEAFIRSVRENFLKYAHYTQRYSPEMIEGVLRVNDADKFSDLIASLLVIPNDEKQRLLDETHPTRRLEQILEILIRENELLEIERELDSKVRKRIEETQKEFFLREKLKAISEELGQKNSETAQLRQKLSTLNLPDYVQQKALQEIERLEQMSPYSAEATVVRSYLDWILNLPWQTVLPENTDLSQAQRILEQSHYGLEEAKQRILEFLAVRKRSKSVRSPILCLVGPPGVGKTSLARAVAQALDRRFVRMSLGGLRDEAEIKGHRRTYVGAMPGRIVQMIRTAQCKNPVMLLDEIDKLAVSFQGDPAAALLEVLDPEQNKEFLDHYIELPFDLSQVLFITTANVTHTIPPALLDRMEIIEIESYTEQEKFMIAKNYVLPKILTEHNLERGTFKISDAAIMKIIRSYTREAGVRQLTRDLEKIVRTAVLNLEQGQKNFMVNVRKLAEILGPERNLDLPSLSQAEIGAVQGLAWTEYGGTMVLVECALIPGRGELILTGRLGETMRESARIALSVARSFCGSDAKTLFESNDIHINVPEGSVPKDGPSAGVTMSVAIISSALKRKVRNDTAMTGEITLRGKILPVGGVKEKVLAAHRYNIKRVLLPKANEKDLMKLPKEVLRDLEIILIDNIEQAVRESCL
- the tsaE gene encoding tRNA (adenosine(37)-N6)-threonylcarbamoyltransferase complex ATPase subunit type 1 TsaE translates to MRKDFGCLDQVSFARFAQVFSSLITPGTVVLLVGELGSGKTSFVKHCAPTFGLDSSQIRSPTFSLMNLYEGKLKVYHVDLYRVGRDTELLMEIEEILERRDGITFIEWADRIESFWSGEEIKISLGFCENGRTVSVESQDERFLNELSKRWLEVGQIRKT
- the yihA gene encoding ribosome biogenesis GTP-binding protein YihA/YsxC; amino-acid sequence: MKSVRFVVGARSVEQFPQPLAGEVCFAGRSNVGKSTLLNVLFNQKIARVSKTPGKTRTINFYLVNERYYFVDLPGYGYAAVSKLERQLWKKLIESYFSLRREEIKLSVLLVDSRLDVQESDRMFVEYCAYYGLNLLIVLSKTDKLSEAQLQKVVRYFSEQFSSEVIAYSALNRRGVKEIVERITKALE
- a CDS encoding HD domain-containing phosphohydrolase gives rise to the protein MRKAFLYYSLLLFVLYVFAFISLLENRPTQLNWTFLLFLAFGIASEAIGFWVNNAVKPQVRITGGMLINVLASIVLQNAAAILVGSLSLIFTGLFLVKSKRPTSYVFNVSQIGLSTFLALITYRTLRTENLVTNMWLVLLVGIVYMFSNAMLSAFAIYFGGNVGMLASLKLATRSPLVSASFMLPLVSVSYLLYELVGISAVPLVFAILTAIQVGNMFRNEYEQSKLDKLKLMVKSLELRDFYTHGHSERAAELAYSVAKALGLSERLCERIKMACMLHDVGKIGIPDYILGKPEKLSDAEFEIIKTHPVKSEELLKSVKGLREEARWVRHHHEHWNGLGYPDGLSGEQIPLPSRIIAVADIYEALTSDRPYRKAYTKEQAIEMIKQMSGNVLDPKVVEAFLKVMGVNHSGNGTAREQG
- the hydF gene encoding [FeFe] hydrogenase H-cluster maturation GTPase HydF yields the protein MNVPHAGFRKYIAIVGRRNVGKSSLINAIANQDVAIVSDVPGTTTDPVYKTLEIHPLGPVTLIDTPGLDDEGFLGEKRVERAKRSLYRADAAILVVDDVPSEHERFAVEMFRQLEIPFLIAVNKVDLGKRVKDAYIDFKVPIVEVSAKTRQNIDSLLHALASVVPDEESRPMLAHLIGQYRTVVLVVPIDTAAPKGRLIMPQVEAIRETIDHAATAVVTRDTELARALEKLDFKVDLVVTDSQAIMRVEKIVPRDIPLTTFSILESVSKGDVDQFLSGIGALKNLKDNDTVAIVEACSHVPTCDDIGRVKIPRWISEKLKVQLNYRFFAGKEFPELEQLSSCKLMIHCGGCVLNRAAFMRRMRMASRLNIPVVNYGMLISYLHGVLDRVLEPILRKRG
- the hydE gene encoding [FeFe] hydrogenase H-cluster radical SAM maturase HydE is translated as MYGVLEKIVRHPERVTLEEVAWVMSNDELNEELFALADEIRQKYLGKQVYLRGIIEFSNYCRNDCLYCGIRASNKNVKRYRMSVDEIVERAKLIAEMGIKTVVLQSGEDPYYTTEMVGEMILRIKRLNVAITLSIGERDFEEYEYWKNLGADRYLMRHETADEELYKKLHPNDSFQIRKSHLIKLKQLGYETGAGSMVGLPGQNDVALAKDVLFVYELDADMVGIGPFIPHPDTPLRDSKVGDLTKVLKLIALTRLFLPDANIPATTALGTIHPFGRQLALKCGANVIMPNFTPSPYRSHYTLYPNKICIFEKDTACGECTKNIVRSVGYEVSEDFGYRRKDHERSPCRV